One Phenylobacterium hankyongense DNA segment encodes these proteins:
- the efp gene encoding elongation factor P — MKVSASSLRKGAVVDMDGKLYVVLSAENIHPGKGTPVTQLNMRRISDGVKVSERYRTTETVERAIVDDRSYTFLYHDGEGFHFMNPENYDQVTATTDVVGDAAPYLQDGMTVTLSTHDGVPIAIDLPRLATFEVVDTEPAVKNQTASSSYKPAMLSNGLRTMVPPYIAVGTRIVVLTEDGSYQERAKD, encoded by the coding sequence GTGAAGGTCTCCGCCAGCTCGCTCCGGAAGGGCGCCGTCGTCGACATGGACGGCAAGCTCTATGTCGTCCTCAGCGCCGAGAATATCCACCCCGGCAAGGGCACGCCCGTGACCCAGCTGAACATGCGTCGCATCTCCGACGGCGTGAAGGTGTCGGAACGCTATCGCACCACCGAGACGGTGGAGCGCGCCATCGTCGACGACCGCTCCTACACCTTCCTCTACCACGACGGGGAAGGGTTCCACTTCATGAACCCGGAGAACTACGACCAGGTCACCGCCACCACCGACGTGGTCGGCGACGCCGCGCCCTACCTGCAGGACGGCATGACGGTCACCCTGTCGACCCACGACGGCGTGCCGATCGCCATCGACCTGCCGCGCCTGGCGACCTTCGAGGTGGTCGACACCGAGCCGGCGGTGAAGAACCAGACGGCGTCGTCGTCCTACAAGCCCGCCATGCTGTCGAACGGCCTGCGCACCATGGTGCCGCCGTACATCGCCGTGGGCACGCGCATCGTCGTGCTGACCGAAGACGGCTCCTACCAGGAACGCGCCAAGGACTGA